CATGGACGTGATCAAAATTCTGCCGCCCCTGATGATCGGCGAGAAAGAGGTCGATTATTTCCTGCGAGCCTTTGACGATACCCTGGGCGGCTGCCGGCGCTTTCCCGGGCCGATGCTGGAGCTGGCGTTAAACACGGCTCGTAAGGCAAAAAAAGCTCGCGCCAGCCAGATCGCGGGCACGGCGGCGGCGCCGCCGCCGGACACGGTGCCGGCACCGGCGACCTGACGCCCGTCGTGGTAACATTCGTTTAATCCTGCGGATTGCCGGTCCATAAGGCGGCCAGGGCGGCGCCGGCCAGCAGGACGCAGGCGGCGCAGACACCGGGCCAGCCGAATCGGGTCCAGGCGAAGGCGGCAACCTGCGATCCGGCCGCGCCGCCGATGAAGGAGAGCACCATGTAAACCGAGTTCAGGCGGCTGTGCAGTTCGGTCGGCAACGCGTAAATGCGGGTTTGGTTGGCGATGTGGCTGCCCTGCACGCCCGCGTCCATCAGGATCACTCCCAGCGCCAGTGTCACCAGCAGTCCCGAGGCCGCTGCGGGCACGGCCATGAGCAGGAACGCCACGACGATCAGGACAAGGAAAAACGTGTTGACCGTTCGGGCCGGGCGGCGTTCGGCCCAGCGGCCGGCCACCTGGGCCGCCAGCGCCCCAGCCAGGCCGAGGAGCCCGAACAGGCCGACCACATCGCTGCCGTAACGTTGCGGCTGGGCATGCAGGTAGAAGGCGACGGTAGTCCAGAACATGCTAAACGCCCCAAAGCCGGCCGCGCCGAGGAACGAATGCCGGCGCAGAACGCGGTGGTGCGCGTAGAGCCGCGGCAGTGAAGAAAGCAGCTTAAGGTACCCCAGCGGCTGGCGGGTGTGCTGGCTCGGCAAGGCCAGCCAGAGAACGGCTCCGAGCGCGAGCATCAGGGCGGCGGCCAGCCGATAGACCGTCTGCCAGGAAGCATGGGCCCCGATAAACCCGCTTAGCGTGCGGGACAAGAGGATCCCGATCAGTAACCCGCCCATCACCTTGCCGACGATTCGACCACGCCGGTCGGCAGGCGCGAGCGTCGCGGCATACGGCACCGCCAATTGCGGCGTGATCGAGATCGTCCCCAGGCAAAAACTGGCCAGGAGCAACGGTATGAACGAGTGGACCAGCGTGACGCACAGCAGCGCCGCGGCGGAGCTTAGCGTCGTGACCACGATGAGGAGTCGCCGGTCGATGGCGTCCCCCCAGGGCAGGATGAAGAGCAACCCCGCGGCGTAGCCCAACTGCGTTGCGGTCGTGACCCAGGCCGCCTGCGCCGCACCGACTCGAAACGTGCTTGCGATCGCGGTCAGCAAAGGTTGGTTGTAATAAAGGTTCGCGACGACGGCTGCGGCGGTGAACGCCAGGAGCAGCACGATCAACCCGGAAGGCTCGGCATTTTCTCCCGGCACGGTCTTGCCCGGCGTCCCGGCCGGCTGGACCTCGGAAGGGCGGGGGCATGATTTCATTTCGGGTTTAACGCTCGAGTCACTCATGCAACATGATCCGGCCGAGGAAGGATGGCCGTTTTTCCATTTCGCGAAAAACCTTCCGCCCGCGCGCATCCGCCGAACACTTACGCTTGATTCTAAGGCCCTCAGGCGCGGCGGGTTCCTGCGGAAAGAGAATTATTTTAAAGCCGAATGGAGCCTTTGCAACTCAGTAGGAGCCTGTGCGGCAGGGGCCAAGGCAACCCGCCACCGCCCCGCAGCCACGGGCCGGGCGGACGCCATGCAAATAAATTTTTTTTATTGCCGGAAGCCGGCAAGCGTCAGGCGAGCCACAAACCGTGGAGTTCTGGTTTGCGGCCTTTTCCCGCTTGCAGCATTCGTGGCATGCCTCGTCACGCGTACGAGCCGGACGCCGTAATGCCCAGTTCAGCGCGGCGGGCTTTGCGTTCCGCGGCGACGCGCGCCTCGTAGCCGCTCTCGCGAAAGGCCGCGAGCGGGTCCAAGGGCAGATTGTGTTGCCGGCGCCATTCGCGGATAATCGGCCGCACGTCGGCATAAAAGGCCTCCCGCAGGCATTCTTCCGCATCAACCTGCTCGTTGCGTGCCTGGTGCCGCGCCAGTTTCTCATGGTCCACCGCGGCGGCCTTGGCGAACAATTCCTGCGCGGTGACCGCCGTTTGAATCATAGCCTCGATCTTCGGCTTATCGATGTGCGACTGGTCGATCATGTACGGGACTTGCACTTCCTGCTTCGTTTCCCAGCCGTAGAAGTGAATCTCGTGAAAGATCCGGAACGCCTGGTAGGGATCAATGGAGCCGAACGTGAGGTCGTCATCCGCGTATTTGCGGTCATTGAAATGGAAGCCGCCCAGCATCCCGGTATCCAGCAGCCACGCCACGATCTGCTCGATGTTCTGCGACAGGTAATGGTGGCCGCTGTCGACTGCCACCCGCGCCTTGGGTCCTACCTCCTTGGCGATAAGGTAAGACATGCCCCAGTCTGCGAGATCGGTGTGGTAGAAGGCCGGCTCAAAGGGTTTGTATTCCAGCAGCATCAGCTGGTCGGGGCCTAACGCCTCGTGCAGCGGCCGGAGCGTTTCGACCAGCGCGTGCTTGCGCCACCGGATATTGGCCTGGCCCGGGTAGTTGGATCCGTCCGCCAGCCAGATAAAGACGATTTGGCTGCCGGTCTGTTTGGCCAATGCGGCGCTGTCGAGCAAATGCTTCACCGCCGTGGCGCGAATCTCGTCGTCGCGGTTGCACAGCGAACCGTACTTATAGATCTGGTCCTGGAACAGGTTCGGGTTGATCGCCCCGATGCGGACCCCGTACTTCTGGGCAAGCTGCACGACTTCCGCAGGATCCTGGCCCGGACGGAAATCCCAGAGCACGTGCAGCGCCACCGAAGGACAAATACCCGTGAAGGCGTTGACCTGGCCGGCGTCGGCCAGTTTATCGTTGACGTCGATGGCGGCGGCATCCTGCAGAAATTTGCCGAAACGGGTGCCGGTATCGGCAAAGCCCCAGCTGGGGGTCTCGATGCGGAAGTGATCGAGTGCGGCCTGAATTTTCTGGGTATC
The window above is part of the Verrucomicrobiota bacterium genome. Proteins encoded here:
- a CDS encoding MFS transporter produces the protein MKSCPRPSEVQPAGTPGKTVPGENAEPSGLIVLLLAFTAAAVVANLYYNQPLLTAIASTFRVGAAQAAWVTTATQLGYAAGLLFILPWGDAIDRRLLIVVTTLSSAAALLCVTLVHSFIPLLLASFCLGTISITPQLAVPYAATLAPADRRGRIVGKVMGGLLIGILLSRTLSGFIGAHASWQTVYRLAAALMLALGAVLWLALPSQHTRQPLGYLKLLSSLPRLYAHHRVLRRHSFLGAAGFGAFSMFWTTVAFYLHAQPQRYGSDVVGLFGLLGLAGALAAQVAGRWAERRPARTVNTFFLVLIVVAFLLMAVPAAASGLLVTLALGVILMDAGVQGSHIANQTRIYALPTELHSRLNSVYMVLSFIGGAAGSQVAAFAWTRFGWPGVCAACVLLAGAALAALWTGNPQD
- a CDS encoding sugar isomerase, with product MSELDTQKIQAALDHFRIETPSWGFADTGTRFGKFLQDAAAIDVNDKLADAGQVNAFTGICPSVALHVLWDFRPGQDPAEVVQLAQKYGVRIGAINPNLFQDQIYKYGSLCNRDDEIRATAVKHLLDSAALAKQTGSQIVFIWLADGSNYPGQANIRWRKHALVETLRPLHEALGPDQLMLLEYKPFEPAFYHTDLADWGMSYLIAKEVGPKARVAVDSGHHYLSQNIEQIVAWLLDTGMLGGFHFNDRKYADDDLTFGSIDPYQAFRIFHEIHFYGWETKQEVQVPYMIDQSHIDKPKIEAMIQTAVTAQELFAKAAAVDHEKLARHQARNEQVDAEECLREAFYADVRPIIREWRRQHNLPLDPLAAFRESGYEARVAAERKARRAELGITASGSYA